A genomic region of Prosthecobacter algae contains the following coding sequences:
- a CDS encoding Gfo/Idh/MocA family oxidoreductase encodes MSSERIIRVGIVGAGGIVKQRHLPGLRALPNVRITAVANSSLASAEAFCQEFAPEAKAHARWEDVVDNEDVDVVWIGAHPSMHHDATDFGLQCGKHVFTQARMAATLQEAEHMWERAQSCPDLVTAICPAPQGMKAGEMVKKLLAEGAIGKPHQALLHSFSAAWLDANQPAHWRQNVEVSGIQILTLGIYTEVLQRWLGHIVEVEARGNVVIPERQGFTVETPDFVHVMAKFRSGLEATMLFSGVAAHAPTDKLWLFGCEGTLSYDFVTDEVCLGKPGGSLEVVPVPYEMEREWTVERDFIQAIMDPAAPRPKPDFTEGVCYMRVVEAVWEAMEKRAAVKCA; translated from the coding sequence ATGAGTTCAGAGAGAATCATCCGGGTCGGGATCGTGGGCGCAGGCGGCATTGTGAAACAGCGCCACCTGCCAGGGTTGCGGGCGCTGCCGAATGTGCGCATCACGGCTGTGGCCAATTCATCGCTGGCCAGTGCGGAGGCGTTTTGCCAGGAGTTCGCGCCGGAGGCCAAAGCCCATGCTCGCTGGGAGGATGTGGTGGACAATGAGGACGTGGATGTGGTGTGGATCGGCGCGCACCCGTCCATGCACCACGATGCGACGGACTTTGGCCTGCAATGCGGCAAGCATGTTTTCACCCAGGCCCGCATGGCCGCCACTTTGCAGGAGGCGGAACACATGTGGGAGCGGGCACAAAGCTGCCCGGATCTAGTGACGGCCATCTGCCCAGCACCCCAGGGCATGAAGGCCGGAGAGATGGTGAAAAAGCTGCTGGCTGAAGGGGCGATCGGGAAACCACACCAGGCACTGCTACACAGCTTCAGCGCCGCCTGGCTGGATGCAAACCAGCCTGCACACTGGCGTCAAAATGTGGAGGTCAGCGGCATCCAGATCCTGACCCTGGGAATCTACACGGAAGTTTTGCAACGTTGGTTAGGTCACATCGTGGAGGTGGAGGCGCGGGGGAATGTGGTCATCCCGGAGCGCCAGGGTTTCACGGTGGAGACGCCAGACTTTGTGCATGTCATGGCCAAATTTCGCAGCGGTCTAGAGGCGACGATGCTGTTCAGCGGTGTCGCGGCCCATGCACCGACGGACAAGCTGTGGCTCTTTGGCTGTGAGGGCACGCTGAGTTATGACTTTGTCACCGATGAAGTGTGCCTGGGCAAACCGGGCGGCTCCCTGGAGGTCGTGCCTGTGCCTTATGAGATGGAGCGGGAGTGGACTGTGGAGCGTGACTTCATCCAGGCCATTATGGACCCAGCGGCCCCGCGGCCAAAGCCGGACTTCACCGAAGGCGTGTGCTACAT
- a CDS encoding MOSC domain-containing protein, with product MRESPPMQILHIYISPAHNYFGHHGQPAGQAPIQEVETVECVAGKGLVGDRFFDFKEKYKGQVTFFAHEVYERLCEEFQAMGVSPSVFRRNILTKGVNLNDLIGQEFEIQGVRFKGTEECKPCYWMDQALAPGAEAAMKGNGGLRAQILSSGVLKRG from the coding sequence ATGCGTGAGAGTCCGCCCATGCAGATCCTCCACATCTACATCTCTCCCGCGCACAACTACTTCGGCCATCACGGCCAGCCTGCGGGGCAGGCACCGATCCAGGAAGTGGAAACGGTGGAATGCGTGGCTGGCAAAGGGCTGGTGGGTGACCGCTTCTTCGATTTCAAAGAGAAGTACAAGGGCCAGGTCACCTTCTTTGCCCATGAGGTGTATGAACGGCTGTGCGAAGAGTTCCAGGCCATGGGGGTATCCCCCTCCGTTTTCCGCCGCAACATCCTCACCAAAGGGGTCAATCTCAATGACCTCATTGGCCAGGAGTTTGAAATTCAAGGCGTGCGCTTCAAAGGCACCGAGGAATGCAAACCCTGCTACTGGATGGACCAAGCCCTGGCCCCAGGGGCCGAAGCCGCGATGAAGGGCAATGGCGGTCTGCGAGCCCAGATCCTCAGCAGTGGCGTTCTCAAAAGAGGCTGA